GGAGGGTGAGCACCTCCTCGACGCGCGCCTCCGGCAGCAGTGCCCGGACCGGGGTCCCGGGTCGCGAGCCGGGTGCCAGCAGGTGGACGTGCGGGTGCGGGCCGAGGCCGAGTTCGGCGCTGGTGCAGATCCGGCCGACCGGCTGTCCGGGGTGTCCGGCGGGGCCCACCCGGAGCAGCCTGCCGCGTATCGGTTCCGGGCCGGACCGGTCGGCGGTGGCGAACAGCCTGGCCCCGGGCAGCGCCACCGCGACCACGCTGCCCGGGGGCGGCGCCTCCCCGACCCCGTCCGGCAGCCGCACCAGTTCCCCGGTGGGCACCGCGACCCGGACGGTGCCCGGCCGCCCGGCCGGACCGGGTTCGACGCGGCCGGCCACCACCAGCGGGCTGAGCAGGCCGGCGGAGTCGGCGCCGGTGACGGCGACCCCCGCCTCGCCCAGCAGCTCGTCGATCTCGCGCACGGACAGCTCGCGGTGCAGGAACTCGTTCAACCAGGAGACCGGGACCCGCATCTGACGCTCCCTCAGTAGGTCTGGGTGAGAACGGACAGGTCGTTGTCGAGGAAGTGCTGGATGTCGTCGAGGCCGTGGCGGATCGCCAGCACGCGTTCGAGGGACACCGCCAGCGACAGGGCCCGGACCTGCGGGGACGCTCCGACCGACCGCATCGCCGCGGCGGACAGCATCCCGCCCGAGATCACCTCCAGGTGCCCGCTGCCCAGGCAGAGGCCGCAGCCCGCCGACCCGCACGGGGTGCAGGCGACGTCGATGGCGAGCCCCGGGGAGACGTACGGCAGGGTGCGGAACCGCAGCCGCGCGGGCACGTCCGGGCCGAGCACCTCCGCGCAGAGCCCCAGGGCCAGGCCCTTGAGGTCGCTCAGCCGGATGCGCGGGCCCACGGCCACCGCCTCGGACTGGTGGAACTGGGTCACGAACCGCGGCCCGGGGACGGTGCGGCGGTGGCACGGACCGTCGACCACGAACCGGGCGCTCCGGCCCGGCGGCAGCTCGCGCAGCAGCCGCAGCGCGGACGCGGTGGTGTGGGAGCGCAGCACCGCGCCGTCCTCGGTGAAGTAGGTGTGCTGCGGGCTGCGGGTGGGGTGGTCGGCGGGGACGCCCAGCAGGTCGAAGCTGTGGGCGACGTCCTCGATCTGCCGGGACGCGCGCCGGGTGAACCCCAACCGGCCGAAGTAGTGGGCGACTTCGTCCGCCAGCCGGCTGACCGGGTGCGGCTCCGGCGGCGGCGCGGCCGGCCGGGCCAGGCACGGGTCGAGCGTCCCGGTCGGCGCGGCGGAAGCGGCTGGCGCGGCGGAAGCGGTCGGCGCGGCGGGGTCGGTCGTTGCGGCGAGGTCGGCCGGCCGCTCCCGCCGTTCCCGCAGGGCCCGGGCCAGTTCGGCGGCGGCCGTGCCGAGCAGGCGGCCGAGCGCGGGCCGGTGCGCCGGGGGCGCCTGGCCGATCAGCGCCCGGTGCCGGGCGAGCGAGCCGCGCCGTCCGAGGTGGCGGCCCTCCCACTCCGCCAGGGCCGGGCCGGTCGCCGGGCAGGCGGCCAGTTCGCGCAGGGCGAGGTCGCGGAGGTCCCGAATCCGCGGCGCGGACAGCGGATCCCGACCGGTGGCCGCGGGTGCTGGTTCGGACATGGATCCCTCCTGATCGGTTTTCCCGCATGCGGTCCGTGCCGTTTCCCGGCCGGGGATTTCCGGTGCCCCATCGTGGCGGAGCGGGCCGCCGGAACGCAACGGGATCGGCTTCTCCGATGTCGGCCGTGAAAGCTTTTGCCCGTTTTGCCGGGGTGGTCATTTGCGGACTGTCAGCAACTTTCACCGATGGCCCGATGGTGTCGGGAACGGCACCGTGCCATGGTCTCGCTATCGCTTCTTTCCGGTGTCACGAGAGGACGTCAGATGAGTGCATGGAATGCGCAGACGTACGGCAGTCGCTGGGCGGAGATCTACGACGGCCTGCCCTGGCCCGGCCCTGAGCAGGCCGTCGACTTCCTGGCGAAGCTCGCCGGCGACGGCCCCGTCCTGGAACTCGCCATCGGCACCGGTCGCATCGCGGTGCCGCTCGTCGAGCGCGGCATCGAAGTGCACGGAATCGACTCGTCGGAGGAGATGACCGAGAAGCTGCGGGAAAAGGAGGGGGGTGCCGGAATTCCGGTCACGAAGGCGGACATCTCCTCCTTCGAGGTGGAGCAGAGCTATTCCCTGGCCTTTCTCGTGCTGAACACGATCTACGCCCTGCAGACCCAGGAGGAGCAGATTTCCTGTTTCTCCAGCGCGGCGGCGGCCCTGGAGCCGGGCGGGCATTTCGTGGTCGAGGCGTTCATGCCCGACCCCACCCGCTTCCGGCGCAACTCGTGGACCCAGGTCCACGACATGGGCCTGGACCACGTGCTCATCGAGGCGGACAAGCACGACCCCTCGACCCAGCAGATCCTGGAGCAGCACATCCACCTCAAGCAGGGCAAGGTCGAGCTGTTCCCGGCGTTCCTGCGCTACGTCTGGCCCTCCGAGATGGACCTGATGGCGCGTCTGGCGGGGCTGACCCTGGTCGAGCGCACCGGCGGGTGGCTCGGCGAGCCGTTCAACGCCAGGTCGGGCAACCACGTGTCGGTGTACCGCCGCGGCACGGTCTGACGTCCGGCCGATGACGTCCACGCGGGCAGCGGCGGGGCCGGTGCGGGCGCCCGCCGAGCTGGCGCTCGGCGCGCGGCGGCGCATCCTGCGCTTCGCCGGGAACCAGCAGGTCCACCTGGGTTCATCGCTCTCCGTGGTCGACCTGCTGATCGCGGTCCTGCGGGAGACCGGCGCGCCGGCGGGCGACCCGTCCGACCCGGGCCGGCCGCGGCTGGTGCTCAGCAAGGGGCACGCGGTGTGGGCCCTCTACGCGGTGCTGGCCGAGCACGGGCTGCTGGACACCGAGCGGCCGGGCCCCTGGGCCGGCCACCCGGTGGACGGCGTGCCGGGGGTCGACGCGGCCACCGGGGCGCTGGGCCACGGCCTGTCGATCGGCGCGGGCCTGGCCGAGGCGGCCAGGCTCCAGGGGCGCGGCCACCGCACCCACGTGGTGCTCGGCGACGGCGAGTTGAACGAGGGATCGGTCTGGGAGGCGGCGATGTTCGCCGCCCACCGCCGGCTGGACCGCCTGGTCGCCCTGGTCGACGTCAACGGGATGCAGCAGGAGGGGACGACCGCGGAGGTCCTGGACCTGGGCCCGCTCGACCGGAAGTGGCGGGCCTTCGGCTGGCGCACGGTGACCGTCGACGGCCACGACCACGCGGCGCTGCGGGCCGCCCTGACGGAGACCGCCGCGCCCGACGGGCAGCCCACGGTGCTGCTCGCCCACACGGTGAAGGGGAAGGGGGTGCCGTTCATGGAGCACAGCGCGGACTGGCACACCGGCACGCTGGACCCCGCCCGGCTGGCGGCCGCCCTGGCCGCCCTGGACCGGGGACGGGCGGTGGCCGATGACTGAGCGGAACCCCGGGACGGGGCCGGCCGCCGGCATGCGGCCCGCGGTCGCCCGGGCGCTGGCCGACCTCGGCGACCGGCTGCCCGACCTGGTCGTGCTGGCCGCCGACGGCCGCGCGCTCGCCACCGCGTTCGCCGCCCGGCACCCCGACCGCTTCATCGACGTGGGCATCGCCGAGGGCAACCTGATGGGCGTCGCCGCCGGGCTGGCCCGGGCCGGCCAGCGGGTGGTGGTCTGCGGGATGGCGCCCTTCCTGGTCCGCCGGGCGGCCGAGCAGCTCCGCATCGACATCTGCCGCCCCGGCCTGGACGTCACCGTCCTCGGCGTCGGCGGCGGCCTCGGCTACGGGACGCTGGGCGCGACCCACCACGTCCCGGAGGACCTGGGCGCGCTGTCGGCCATGCCGCACACCCGGGTGTACTGCCCGGCGGACGTCCACGCGGCCGACTGGGCGGTACGGGACGCCGTGCTCGGCGGCGGCCCCCGCTACGTCCGGCTCGGCGCGCGCGAGGACCCGGTGGTCCACGCCGCCGACACCCCCTTCTCCTTCGACCGGCCCGGCGTCTTCGACTTCGACGGCCCCGACAGCACGAGCGACCCCGGCGACCCGGACGCCCCCGGTGACGCGGTGGTGGTGGCCGCCGGCCGCACCGTCGCGGAGGCGCTGCGCGCCGCCGACGCGGTCCGACCGCACGGGCGGCGGGTCCGGGTGCTCGGCCTGACCGCGGTGTTCCCGTTCCCCCGGGAGGCCCTGCTGGCGGCGGTCTCCGGGGCGTCCACCGTGGTCACGGTCGAGGAGCACCACGTCCTCGGCGGCCTGGCGACCCAGACCGCCCTCGCCCTCGCCGGGCGCTGGCACGGCACCTTCCGCTTCCTGGCCGTGGACGAACGGCCCGCTCCGGTGCTCGACCAGGCCGGACTGTTCCACTTCTACGGCATCGACGCGGCCTCGATCGCCCGCGCCCTCGTCGAACCGCCCCCGACCCCGGAGTGATCTGATGCGCATCCTGCTCGGCGCCCAGAGCTGCGGCTTTGGCCCGATATCCAAACTCACCGCCGTCTCCCGTGCCCTGGACGGGCACCACCGCGTCTTCACCGGAGTCACCGTCGCCGCGGACTTCGCCCACCGCAACGCCGACGCCTTCGACGAGTTCGTCGACATCGCCGCCGACGCCGGGGCGCTGGACCGGGAGATCCGGCGGGCCGACTGGGTGGTCTCGGTGATGGACGCCGACCTGGTGTTCCGCGCCGTCGCCGCCGGCCGCCCGGTGCTGCTCGTCGACAGCCTGCTCGCCTTCTGGAAGCTCGACACCCCGGCCTGGCGGATCGCCGAGCTGTGCGAGCTCTCCCGGCGGACCGGCTCCGCCCCGCCGGCCGAGGTGCTGGCGGAGCTGTCCCCGCACGAGCAGGTCTTCGCGGCGCACCTGCTCGCGGACGTCTCCGCGGCGCAGAACTTCCCGGGCGTGGCCGAGCGGATCGCCGAACTCCGCGCGCTCGGCGCCGTCGGGGCCCACCTGACCGGGCCGATCGTGGACGAGCCGGCCCTGGCCGACGTCCCCCGGGCGACCGAGGACGCCGTCGACCTGATGGTCAACATCGGCGGCTTCAAGAACTTCCTGCTCGACTACGACCACCACAACGCGTACCTGCACCTGGTCTCGCGCTGGATCCCGGACCTGCTGGCCGACTGGCCGCGGTTCGACCGGGTCGCGGTCTGCGGGGGCAGCTACGGCGGCGACCGGGCCGCGCGGGTCGCGGTCGGGGGCCGGACGGCGGAGTTCCGCTGCCTGTCCCACCGGGCCTTCATCCCCGCGGTGGCCTCCGCCCGGCACTACCTGCTCACCCCGGGACTGACGGCCATTCACGAGGCGCTGCTGCTGGGCCACTTCCCGATGGCCCTCCCGGAGCAGCACTACGGCCACATCAGCAACCTGGAGGGGCTGGCCGGCACCCTGTTCGAACGGCACGGCAGCCGGTTCTCCGACCTGATCCCCGGGTACGAGGTGCCGGCCGACGACTTCGAGGGCACCGCCGCGATCGTCGGCCACGTCGGCCGGCTGCTGGCGGACGACGGCGGGTACGCGCTGTTCCGCCGCGGCATGAACGAGCGGATCGAGAGCTTCGTCGACCTCGGCCCGGAGGACCGGGCGGACGGCGTAGCCGAACTGCGCGCGCTGCTCCAGGGACCGTCCTTCTCGGCGCTGCTCGGCGAGGTCCTGCCGGCCCCGGCCGACGAGCTGGTCGGGGGCGCCCGGTGAACACCGACGCGTACCGGGAGTGCCTGTCCCGCACCGAGGAGGCGATGCTCGCGCTGCACCGCCGCCTCGACGGCGCGGAGCCGGCCGGGATCACCTTCCGGACCTGGGTCCCGCGCAGCGAGCGCAAGCAGCGCCAGCGGCTGTTCGTCGAGACCGCGGTCCGCGGGGAGCCCCGCTACGTGGCCAAGGTCCCGCTGGACCCGCAGGACGACATGGTCGACCGGGAGTGGGAGCTGCTGTCCGGGCTCGGCGGGCTCGACCTGCCGCGCCCGCGTCCGGTCGGCAGGCTCGACCGGGGCTTCGTGATGAGCCACGTGCCGGCCACCGACTTCCCGGCCTTCATGGCCGCCGCCCGGCCCGAGGAGTGGCCCGCCGTGCTGTGCGCCGGCGTCGAGCTGGCGGCCCGGCTGCACCGGCAGGGGCCCCGCCCGGTCGGAGCCGTCCCCGGGGAGGTGGCCGCGGCCTACCTGCCGGCCGGGGTCCGCCTCCCGGCCGTCACGCTGGAGCGGCTGGAGCGGGCCCGGCTCGCCCCCACCCACGGCGACCTCGGGCCGTGGAACCTGCGCGTCGACCGCAACGGCCGGATGTCGCTCATCGACTGGGAGGACTACCGACCGGTCGGCCTGCCCGCCCTCGACGTCCTCAACCTGGTCGTCACCGCGGCGCTGATCGCCTTCCCCGACTACCCGGACCGCGGCTTCGACTGGTTGTACGAGCGGGTCTTCCACGGCGAGAACGCCTTCCGCACCGCCGCCGACCGGGCGTTCCGCCACTACGCGCGGCTCACCGGCCAGGACGTCGAGTCCGTGGTGGCGCTGACCCCGGTGCTCTGCCACTGGATGATCCGTCGCATCGAGGACCAGGGCCGGCCCACCGGCCACCTGTTCTTCCGGCCGTTCACCGAGCGGTTCGAGGCCGAGACCCCGCGCTGGTCGGGGGTCGGCCGTGGCTGAGCCGGAGCTGTTGGACGCGGTGGTCGTCGGGGCCGGCCCGGCCGGCCTGTTCGCCGCCTGGCGGCTGGCCACCGGCGGCGCGCGGGTCGCGCTGCTGGAGGCGGGCGGCGACATGCGCCAGAGCCTGTGCCCGAAGGTGTCGGCGCGGATGGGCGGCCGCACGGTCCGGTCCGCGGAGAAGTTCCGGCTGCAGTGCAACCGCTGCGACTGCCTGACCGGACTGGGCGGCGCCGCCTTCCACTTCGACACCAACCTCGGGTACGTCAGCGGCCTGTCCAAGTCCAAGATCGAGCAGGACGGCCGCGGCGGCGTCCGGACCTACAGCGGCCTGGAACGGACGCTGGGGAGCTTCGACCGGGCGGCGGACGCGGTCCGGGACGTCTACCGGCTGATGCACCGCTTCGGCCTCCAGCCGCCCCGGCCCGGGCCGTCGGCCGCCTCCTGCCACGTGCCGCCGAGCGGGTTCGCGCTCGCGGACGAGGCGCTGTCGCAGGCGGTCACCGTGGACGAGGCGCTCGGCATGATCGACGGCCTGGTGGCCGACGCGGTCGCGGCCGGACTGCGCCTGCACCTGCGCACCCGCGCGGAGTCGGTCGTCCGGGCCGAGGACGGCACCTGGCTGGTCGGCGCCGCCGGCACCGTGTTCCGGGCCAGGAACGTCATCGTGGCGGTGGGCAAGCTCGGCCTCGGCTGGGTCCGCGAGGTGCTCGACCGCAACGCGGTGGCCCACCGGCCCAGCCCGACGGTGGACGTCGGCGTCCGGCTGGAGACCACGCGGCAGCTGGCCGCCCCGCTGACCGCCTCCTGCCAGAACCCCAAGTTCACCTTCCTCAACCAGGACGGCGACCCGGTCCGGACCTTCTGCGTCTGCGAGGGCGGCCGGATCATGCAGTACGCCTTCCAGGACACCGTGGTGCTGGACGGGCAGCACTGCCTGACCACGCCCACCGGGCGCACCAACTTCGGCATCGTCACCACGGTGCGGGTACCGCCGGGCGGCGACGGCACCCGGTACGCGCTGGACTTCAGCCGCCGCGCCACGGCCGCCGGAGACGGCCTCCCGGTGGTGCAGCCGCTGGTCGAACTGCTCGGCCGGGGCCGCTGCGCGGACCGGCCCGGCACCAGCCTGGTGCAGGCGCGGTGGACGGACCTGGCCGAGGTCCTGGGCCCGCGGCGGGTCGCCGACATCGCCGCGATGGTCGACAGCCTGGAAGCCGTCGCGCCCGGGCTGATCGGGCCGGAGACGGTGGTCGCGGCCCCGGTGGTGGAGCGCCTGTTCCCCGCCATCGAGCTCTCCACCGACCTGGAGAGCAGCGCCCCGGGCCTCTACTTCACCGGCGACTGCTCCTCCAAGATCATCGGCGTCACCTACGGAGCATCCACCGGGCTGGCGGCCGCCGCCGCCGTTCTGCGCAGCTGATCGGAGAGGAAACCATGTTCACCAGGCCACAACGCCCGGCCGCCCCGGGGCCCGCGACCCGCCGGCGGCACACCTGGCGGTCGGCCGGCTGGAGCGCGCTCCGCCGCGCCGCGCCGCACCTCCCCGCGGAGCGGCAACTGACCGCCGCCCTCGCCCTCCTGACGGAGCGCTACGGCCTGCCGCTCCAGCTCGCCGCCGGGCCGGGCTGCGGGTCCCCGGCCGCGGCGCAGCGGTACCTGGCCGACGCCGGAGCCGGAGCCGACTGGGACACGCTGGTGACCGCCACCGCCGCCGCCACCGCCGCCGATGCCGCCGCCGGCGCCCCCGCGCCGACGGTCGGACCGGCCGCGGTGCGGATCCGGATCACGGCCGACGCCGCCGATGCAGACGACGCCGCCGATGCAGACGCCGACGCGGACGCCGCCGACGGGAACGACACCGGGGCGGACCTGGTCTGGACCGCCACCGACCGGGGCCTGGAGGCCCGCTGGGACCCGGCGGTGTTCACCGAGGAGACGGTCGCGGCGATGGCGGGCCACCTGGACCGGCTCGCGGCCGAGCTGGTCCGGCCGGACCGGCCGCCGCTGGCCGCGGTCGAGGTGCTCACCGCGGACGAACTCGTCCGGAACGGCGGGACCCCGGAGCGCCTGCCGGAGTACCCGCCGATCACCCTGCACCAGCTGTTCCAGCTCCAGGCGTGGCGCACCCCGGACGCCTGCGCCCTGGCCATGGGTGAACAGCGGCTCAGCTACCGCGCACTCGACCTGGCCTCCAACCGGGCCGCGCACCGGCTGATCGGGGCGGGGGCCCGGCCCGGCGACGTCGTCGCGGTCGGCGGCGACCGCTCGATCGGCCTGTTCACCTCGCTGCTCGCCGTGCTGAAGGCGGGCTGCGTCTTCGTCCACCTCGACCCGGCCTACCCCGTCGCGCGGCTGCGGCAGTTCGTCGAGGTGAGCCGGCCGCGGCTGGTCCTGACCGGACCGGGCGCCCCCGAGCTCGGCACCGGACTGCCCGAGCTGCCCTTCGACGTGCTGCCCGACCCGGCGGAGCCCGGGCCGGACCACGCCCCGGACGTGGTCGTCGGCCCGGAGAGCCCGGCCTACATCCTGTTCACCTCGGGCTCCACCGGCACCCCCAAGGGCGTGCTGCGGCCGCACCGCCTGCACACCACCCGGATCTTCCTCGAACAGTCCATGTACGCGGTCGGCCCGGACGACCGCCACCTGCTCAAACTCCCGATCAGCTCACGGGAGTTCCTGTGGCCGCTGGCGACCGGGGGCACCGCCGTGATCGCCGAGCCCGGCGGCGAGCGCGACGACCAGTACCTGGTCGACCTGCTGCGGCGCGAACGCGTCTCCGTGCTGAGCTGCGTCCCCTCGATGCTCCGGGTGCTGGCCGCCAACCCCGGCTTCGCCCGGTGCCCCGCGCTGCGGCACGTGTTCGTCGGCGGCGAGGCGCTGCACCGCGACCTGGAGGACCGGGTCCGGGCCATGGGCTACCAGGTGCACAACACCTTCACCCTGACCGAGGCCGACTACGTGGCGCACCGCAAGGACGGCCTGGACGAGCGGCCCGAGGACGCCTCCGTCATCGGCCACCCCCTCGACATGCGGGTCTACCTCTGCGACGACCGGGGGCGCCGGGTGCCCCCGGGGCTGGTCGGCGAGGTCTGGGTCGGCGGCCCCGGCGTGGCGACCGGCTACCACCGCGACCCGGAGCGCACCGCGGAGCGCTTCGTCGCCAACCCCTTCGGCGACCCGCGCACCCCGCTGCTCTTCCGCACCGGCGACCTCGCCCGGCACCGCGCCGACGGCTCCCTGGAGTACCGCGGGCGCCGGGACCTCCAGGTCAAGGTGCGCGGCCAGCGGGTCGAGCCGACCGAGGTCGAGTTCTGGCTCCGCGAGCACCCGGGCGTCCGGGACGCCGCCGTGGTCGGGTACCCCGACCGCGAGCAGGGCGCGTTCCTGGTCGCCTTCGCGGTGGGGGAGGAGCACGCCCCCGCGGAGCACGAGCTGCGGGCGTTCCTGGCCGACCGGCTGCCGGCCTGGATGCTGCCGCGGCACGTCGCCTGGGTCCCCCGGCTGCCGCAGCTCTACAGCGGCAAGCTCGACCGCGCCTCGCTCCGGCTGCCCGCCCGGGTCCGGCCGCCGGACCTGCCCGCGCCGACCCGGCCCCGCACCCCGGCGCAGGAGCGCCTGCTCGGGATCTGGCGCACCATCCTGCAACTGCACGAGATCGGTGTCGACGACGCCTTCACGGCGGTGGGCGGCGACTCGCTGCGCCTGATGCTGCTGCGGGCCGCGGTCCAGGACGAGTTCCGGATCCGGCTCGACCTGGCGGACCTGCTCGGCGCGCCGACCGTCCTGGCCCAGGAGCGGCTGCTCCGGCCGACCGCTCCGGCCGAACCGCTCGCCACCGTGCCCGTCCCGGCCGTCCCCGTCCCCGTCCCGGCCGTCCCCGTCCTGTCCGGACCGTCCGGACCGCCCGCCGCCGCCCCGACCCCGGCCGGGCCGTCGGCCGCCGCGGGCGAGCGCTCCCGGCGGCGGGCCCTGCGCGAGGCCCAGCGGGCCGCCGCGGCCGAAGGGGGTGAGCGACAGTGACGCACATCGCCGTGATCGGCATGTCGGGCCGGCTGCCCGGCGCGGCGGACCTCGACGCGTTCTGGCAGAACCTGCTCGCCGGCCAGGACTGCATCACCCGTACGCCGTCCGACCTGCTCCGCGGCACGGTCGCCGACGAACTCCTGGACGACGCACGGTGGTTGGGCGCGTCCGGACGGATCGCCGCACCGTACGACTTCGACCCGGCGTTCTTCGGGATGTCCCCCAAGGAGGCGCTCTCCACCGATCCGCAGCACCGGCTCCTGCTGACCACGGTGCACCGCGCCCTGGAGGACGCCTGCGTCGTCCCCGGCACCGGCCCCGGCCGGGTGGGGGTGTTCGCGGGCGTGGGCCGCAACCGGCACGAGGAGCTGGTGCGGGCGGTGCTCGCCTCCCGCGGCGAGACGGTCAACGAACTGGCCCTGGAGATCGGCAACGAGAAGGACCACAGCACCACCAAGGTGGCCTACCGGCTGGGCCTGACCGGCCCCGCCGTCACCGTGCAGTCGGCCTGCTCGACCGGGCTGGTCGCCCTGCACCAGGCCTGCCAGAGCCTGGCCGCGCAGGAGTGCGACGTCGCCGTGGCGGGCGCCGCCGCCCTGCGCGTCCCCGACAGCCACGGCTACCTCTACCTGGAGGGCGGCATCGGTTCCGCCGACGGCGTCTGCCGGCCGTTCTCGGCCCGGGCGGGCGGCGCGGTGGCCGGCGACGGCGTGGTCGCGGTCGTCCTGAAGCGGCTGGAGGACGCGGTCGCGGACGGCGACCGGATCAGCGCGGTGGTCCGCGGCTCCGCCGTCAACAACGACGGCGCCAAGAGCGGCTACGCCTCCGTCAGCGCCCGGGCCCAGGAACTGCTGGTCCGCGACGCCCTGCTGTTCTCCGAGACCGACCCGGACACCGTCGGCTCGGTGGAGGCGCACGGCTCCGGCACCCCGCTCGGGGACGCCGCCGAGTGGTCCGCCCTGGCCCGGGTCTACGGCGCGGTCCGGCCGACCCGGGTGGGTTCGGTCAAGTCCGGCATCGGCCACCTGCGGGAGGCCTCCGCGCTGGCGGGGTTCGTCCGGGCGGTGCTGAGCGTCCGGCACGGCCTGGTGCCGCCGACCATCAACGTGGGCCTGCCCGCCGAGTACGTGACCCGGGAGACCTCCGGGCTGTCGCTGCCCAGGGCGGTGGAGACCTGGCCCCACCCCGGCGTGCGCCGGGCCGCCGTCAGCGCCTTCGGGCTCGGCGGGACCAACGCCCACGTGATCGTCGAGGAGCCGCCGGCCCGCCCGGCCGCCGCCCCGCCGACGGCCGCCGCCGCCGTGGTCCTGGTCTCCGCGCACACCGAAGGGGCGCTGGAGCGGACCTCCGCCGACTGGGCGGCCGCGATCGACACCGGCGCCGCCACGCCCGCCGAGGCGGCCGCCGCCTCCCAGCGCGGCCGCCGCCACCGCCGCCACCGCCGGTTCGCGGTGGGGTCGGACCCGTCCGCGCTCGCGGCCGGACTGCGTTCCCCCGCCCCGCCCGCCGCCGCGCGGCCCGCCCCGACCACGGCCCCGGCCGTCGGCCTCGTCTTCCCCGGCGTCGGCGACCACTACCCCGGCATGGGGGCCGGCCTGCACCGCGCCCTGCCCGGGTTCACCGCCCGGCTGGACCGC
This is a stretch of genomic DNA from Kitasatospora fiedleri. It encodes these proteins:
- a CDS encoding transketolase family protein, with product MTERNPGTGPAAGMRPAVARALADLGDRLPDLVVLAADGRALATAFAARHPDRFIDVGIAEGNLMGVAAGLARAGQRVVVCGMAPFLVRRAAEQLRIDICRPGLDVTVLGVGGGLGYGTLGATHHVPEDLGALSAMPHTRVYCPADVHAADWAVRDAVLGGGPRYVRLGAREDPVVHAADTPFSFDRPGVFDFDGPDSTSDPGDPDAPGDAVVVAAGRTVAEALRAADAVRPHGRRVRVLGLTAVFPFPREALLAAVSGASTVVTVEEHHVLGGLATQTALALAGRWHGTFRFLAVDERPAPVLDQAGLFHFYGIDAASIARALVEPPPTPE
- a CDS encoding non-ribosomal peptide synthetase, which encodes MFTRPQRPAAPGPATRRRHTWRSAGWSALRRAAPHLPAERQLTAALALLTERYGLPLQLAAGPGCGSPAAAQRYLADAGAGADWDTLVTATAAATAADAAAGAPAPTVGPAAVRIRITADAADADDAADADADADAADGNDTGADLVWTATDRGLEARWDPAVFTEETVAAMAGHLDRLAAELVRPDRPPLAAVEVLTADELVRNGGTPERLPEYPPITLHQLFQLQAWRTPDACALAMGEQRLSYRALDLASNRAAHRLIGAGARPGDVVAVGGDRSIGLFTSLLAVLKAGCVFVHLDPAYPVARLRQFVEVSRPRLVLTGPGAPELGTGLPELPFDVLPDPAEPGPDHAPDVVVGPESPAYILFTSGSTGTPKGVLRPHRLHTTRIFLEQSMYAVGPDDRHLLKLPISSREFLWPLATGGTAVIAEPGGERDDQYLVDLLRRERVSVLSCVPSMLRVLAANPGFARCPALRHVFVGGEALHRDLEDRVRAMGYQVHNTFTLTEADYVAHRKDGLDERPEDASVIGHPLDMRVYLCDDRGRRVPPGLVGEVWVGGPGVATGYHRDPERTAERFVANPFGDPRTPLLFRTGDLARHRADGSLEYRGRRDLQVKVRGQRVEPTEVEFWLREHPGVRDAAVVGYPDREQGAFLVAFAVGEEHAPAEHELRAFLADRLPAWMLPRHVAWVPRLPQLYSGKLDRASLRLPARVRPPDLPAPTRPRTPAQERLLGIWRTILQLHEIGVDDAFTAVGGDSLRLMLLRAAVQDEFRIRLDLADLLGAPTVLAQERLLRPTAPAEPLATVPVPAVPVPVPAVPVLSGPSGPPAAAPTPAGPSAAAGERSRRRALREAQRAAAAEGGERQ
- a CDS encoding transketolase codes for the protein MTSTRAAAGPVRAPAELALGARRRILRFAGNQQVHLGSSLSVVDLLIAVLRETGAPAGDPSDPGRPRLVLSKGHAVWALYAVLAEHGLLDTERPGPWAGHPVDGVPGVDAATGALGHGLSIGAGLAEAARLQGRGHRTHVVLGDGELNEGSVWEAAMFAAHRRLDRLVALVDVNGMQQEGTTAEVLDLGPLDRKWRAFGWRTVTVDGHDHAALRAALTETAAPDGQPTVLLAHTVKGKGVPFMEHSADWHTGTLDPARLAAALAALDRGRAVADD
- a CDS encoding phosphotransferase family protein encodes the protein MNTDAYRECLSRTEEAMLALHRRLDGAEPAGITFRTWVPRSERKQRQRLFVETAVRGEPRYVAKVPLDPQDDMVDREWELLSGLGGLDLPRPRPVGRLDRGFVMSHVPATDFPAFMAAARPEEWPAVLCAGVELAARLHRQGPRPVGAVPGEVAAAYLPAGVRLPAVTLERLERARLAPTHGDLGPWNLRVDRNGRMSLIDWEDYRPVGLPALDVLNLVVTAALIAFPDYPDRGFDWLYERVFHGENAFRTAADRAFRHYARLTGQDVESVVALTPVLCHWMIRRIEDQGRPTGHLFFRPFTERFEAETPRWSGVGRG
- a CDS encoding NAD(P)-binding protein: MAEPELLDAVVVGAGPAGLFAAWRLATGGARVALLEAGGDMRQSLCPKVSARMGGRTVRSAEKFRLQCNRCDCLTGLGGAAFHFDTNLGYVSGLSKSKIEQDGRGGVRTYSGLERTLGSFDRAADAVRDVYRLMHRFGLQPPRPGPSAASCHVPPSGFALADEALSQAVTVDEALGMIDGLVADAVAAGLRLHLRTRAESVVRAEDGTWLVGAAGTVFRARNVIVAVGKLGLGWVREVLDRNAVAHRPSPTVDVGVRLETTRQLAAPLTASCQNPKFTFLNQDGDPVRTFCVCEGGRIMQYAFQDTVVLDGQHCLTTPTGRTNFGIVTTVRVPPGGDGTRYALDFSRRATAAGDGLPVVQPLVELLGRGRCADRPGTSLVQARWTDLAEVLGPRRVADIAAMVDSLEAVAPGLIGPETVVAAPVVERLFPAIELSTDLESSAPGLYFTGDCSSKIIGVTYGASTGLAAAAAVLRS
- a CDS encoding tRNA ligase subunit PheS family protein; protein product: MSEPAPAATGRDPLSAPRIRDLRDLALRELAACPATGPALAEWEGRHLGRRGSLARHRALIGQAPPAHRPALGRLLGTAAAELARALRERRERPADLAATTDPAAPTASAAPAASAAPTGTLDPCLARPAAPPPEPHPVSRLADEVAHYFGRLGFTRRASRQIEDVAHSFDLLGVPADHPTRSPQHTYFTEDGAVLRSHTTASALRLLRELPPGRSARFVVDGPCHRRTVPGPRFVTQFHQSEAVAVGPRIRLSDLKGLALGLCAEVLGPDVPARLRFRTLPYVSPGLAIDVACTPCGSAGCGLCLGSGHLEVISGGMLSAAAMRSVGASPQVRALSLAVSLERVLAIRHGLDDIQHFLDNDLSVLTQTY
- a CDS encoding class I SAM-dependent DNA methyltransferase encodes the protein MSAWNAQTYGSRWAEIYDGLPWPGPEQAVDFLAKLAGDGPVLELAIGTGRIAVPLVERGIEVHGIDSSEEMTEKLREKEGGAGIPVTKADISSFEVEQSYSLAFLVLNTIYALQTQEEQISCFSSAAAALEPGGHFVVEAFMPDPTRFRRNSWTQVHDMGLDHVLIEADKHDPSTQQILEQHIHLKQGKVELFPAFLRYVWPSEMDLMARLAGLTLVERTGGWLGEPFNARSGNHVSVYRRGTV